From a single Aspergillus puulaauensis MK2 DNA, chromosome 2, nearly complete sequence genomic region:
- the STE50 gene encoding adaptor protein STE50 (BUSCO:EOG09263CAC;~COG:T;~EggNog:ENOG410PI5N;~InterPro:IPR000159,IPR029071,IPR001660,IPR013761;~PFAM:PF00536,PF00788,PF07647;~go_function: GO:0005515 - protein binding [Evidence IEA];~go_process: GO:0007165 - signal transduction [Evidence IEA]) — MSLHTSYHADSDADDEYERSVITSPHLATDSEGSEPDSAFPSAEPTPTFANKDENPKSPRTIITEWTAEECAAYVAALGLRQYCQAFIENGIVGDALIALRHDELKEMGIASVGHRLTILKSVYETKVKHDIPLDADHYIPLSADQSMNESASQEDIARLIQSVRLRDERIFTVETELRRVLEDYRRLREELLPVFKMAKDKSQPLPPPTAVPISDNYHDSSLSAQTLTGQPSGITILDRSGSIMSRTFSKRVHGGTTPKNSSPTHIPSSIHESRTYNDGANLDPSAAAMAASSHLSTMNGKSQLSPNLPSPTSPSNHYGAPQTLASRAYSQPGSARGFHDHHNDNAQSQSRQDRLNPPPSSATRSEIPSRSDSRAGGGGGGETPSVEIFKSFRVSVDDPCYKVLPAALKKYNINGDWKQYALYIVYGDQERCLTLEERPLILFKQLEKEGRKPMFMLRKQQQAPDNNTPSPYPPSGGSGPNSANFDTRQAQINLPGGVL, encoded by the exons ATGTCACTCCATACCTCCTATCACGCAGACTCTGATGCAGATGACGAGTACGAGCGCAGCGTTATCACGTCACCGCACTTAGCGACAGATTCAGAAGGCTCAGAGCCCGACTCAGCGTTTCCCTCAGCGGAACCTACACCAACATTTGCGAATAAAGACGAAAACCCGAAATCCCCGAGGACAATAATCACCGAATGGACTGCCGAAGAATGCGCGGCTTATGTTGCAGCCCTGGGCCTCCGCCAATACTGCCAAGCGTTCATAG AGAACGGCATCGTTGGAGATGCACTAATTGCATTAAGACACGATGAGCTGAAGGAAATGGGAATTGCTAGTGTGGGACATCGATTGACCATACTCAAGAGCGTCTACGAAACAAAAGTGAAGCATGATATCCCACTTGATGCCGACCACTACATTCCTCTGT CTGCGGATCAAAGTATGAATGAGAGCGCATCGCAGGAAGACATTGCTCGACTCATCCAGTCCGTCCGACTCCGAGACGAGCGAATATTTACCGTCGAGACCGAGCTACGGCGTGTACTCGAAGACTACCGACGACTGAGGGAGGAGCTTTTACCTGTCTTCAAAATGGCAAAGGATAAATCTCAGCCTCTACCGCCGCCGACCGCCGTGCCGATCTCAGATAACTATCATGACTCTTCACTCTCAGCACAAACGCTCACAGGGCAACCTTCTGGAATTACCATCCTAGACCGCTCCGGATCGATCATGTCTCGAACTTTCTCCAAAAGAGTCCACGGGGGTACCACTCCCAAAAACAGCTCTCCAACCCATATCCCGTCCTCAATCCACGAGAGTCGGACGTACAACGACGGTGCCAATCTTGACCCATCTGCAGCCGCCATGGCTGCATCGTCACATCTCAGTACTATGAATGGAAAATCACAACTCTCACCAAACCTACCCTCTCCGACATCTCCTAGCAACCACTACGGCGCCCCGCAAACCTTGGCCTCCCGTGCATATTCGCAACCCGGATCGGCTCGTGGCTTCCATGATCACCACAACGACAATGCACAATCCCAATCTCGGCAAGACCGCCTGAATCCGCCACCATCCTCAGCAACGCGTTCGGAGATTCCGTCACGATCCGATTCCAGGGCAGggggcggaggcggaggcgagACTCCAAGCGTGGAAATCTTCAAGTCCTTCCGTGTCTCTGTCGATGATCCGTGCTACAAAGTCCTCCCAGCAGCTCTCAAGAAGTATAACATCAATGGCGATTGGAAACAATATGCGCTTTACATCGTGTACGGCGATCAGGAGCGTTGTCTCACGCTAGAAGAACGGCCTCTTATTCTCTTCAAGCAactggagaaggaaggaCGGAAACCGATGTTTATGCTGCgaaaacaacaacaggcGCCGGACAACAATACTCCCAGTCCTTATCCGCCAAGTGGGGGATCGGGGCCGAATAGTGCCAACTTTGACACACGACAGGCGCAGATCAACCTCCCCGGCGGGGTACTGTAA
- a CDS encoding uncharacterized protein (COG:S;~EggNog:ENOG410PY9G;~InterPro:IPR038212), translating to MPPSPSNLPQPTPSDLESDLLNHLATTHALEDLHTTLLSTLQRLGWTDKIRRLSTELLRANRCERFDDVVDAVVASAQGRSHPFLVDSETQNNSNNSNGDVDGGSGFSFENADARIPSVVVEQGVRAIKDVLREVVILEDDGEGTGSGGTGGSNIAVEVGGERTAPTTGSKRQGDKSANGDTSPTKKADKKTKQGKQAK from the coding sequence ATGCCGCCATCCCCCTCTAACCTCCCGCAACCAACCCCCTCCGACCTCGAATccgacctcctcaaccacctAGCCACCACGCACGCGCTCGAAGACTTGCATACCACACTCCTCTCAACACTCCAGCGACTCGGCTGGACCGATAAAATCCGGCGGCTCTCAACCGAACTCCTCCGCGCAAACCGGTGCGAGCGGTTCGATGATGTCGTGGATGCGGTGGTCGCCTCCGCACAGGGACGATCACATCCGTTCCTTGTCGACTCCGAAACACAGAACAatagcaacaacagcaatggGGATGTAGACGGGGGCAGCGGGTTCTCGTTCGAGAATGCGGACGCGCGGATTCCGAGcgttgttgttgagcaggGGGTTCGTGCGATCAAGGACGTTTTAAGAGAGGTGGTTATACTCGAggacgatggggagggaACAGGAAGCGGTGGCACTGGGGGTAGTAATATTGCTGTTGAGGTGGGAGGAGAGCGCACGGCGCCGACCACGGGGTCAAAACGGCAGGGAGATAAGTCGGCTAATGGTGATACAAGTCCGACCAAGAAGGCGGACAAGAAGACGAAACAGGGGAAGCAAGCTAAGTGA
- the cdc48 gene encoding AAA family ATPase CDC48 (COG:O;~EggNog:ENOG410PGP0;~InterPro:IPR041569,IPR003959,IPR003338,IPR029067, IPR027417,IPR003593,IPR003960,IPR009010,IPR005938, IPR015415,IPR004201;~PFAM:PF09336,PF02359,PF17862,PF00004,PF07724, PF07728,PF02933;~go_function: GO:0005524 - ATP binding [Evidence IEA];~go_function: GO:0016787 - hydrolase activity [Evidence IEA];~go_function: GO:0016887 - ATPase activity [Evidence IEA]) gives MSSEQDHKKKLLDASGAEKKDELDTSTAILKKKKKPNSLIVTDAVNDDNSTISLSNNTMDVLGLFRGDTVLVRGKKRKETVLIVLADDELDDGSVRINRVVRHNLRVKHGDIITIHACPDIKYAKRIAVLPIADTVEGLTGSLFDVYLAPYFRDGYRPVKQGDLFMVRGGMRQVEFKVVEVDPPEYGIVAPDTIIHSEGEPIQREDEENNLNEVGYDDIGGCRKQMAQIRELVELPLRHPQLFKSIGIKPPRGILMYGPPGTGKTLMARAVANETGAFFFLINGPEIMSKMAGESESNLRKAFEEAEKNSPAIIFIDEIDSIAPKREKTNGEVERRVVSQLLTLMDGMKARSNVVVMAATNRPNSIDPALRRFGRFDREVDIGIPDPTGRLEILSIHTKNMKLGEDVDLETIAAETHGYVGSDLASLCSEAAMQQIREKMDLIDLDEDTIDAEVLDSLGVTMENFRYALGVSNPSALREVAVVEVPNVRWEDIGGLEEVKRELIESVQYPVDHPEKFQKFGLSPSRGVLFYGPPGTGKTMLAKAVANECAANFISVKGPELLSMWFGESESNIRDIFDKARAAAPCVVFLDELDSIAKSRGGSVGDAGGASDRVVNQLLTEMDGMTSKKNVFVIGATNRPEQLDAALVRPGRLDTLVYVPLPDQASREGILKAQLRKTPVATDVDIEFIASKTHGFSGADLGFVTQRAVKLAIKESISLDIDRQKQREAAGEDVKMEDEEEEGEDPVPELTRAHFEEAMKTARRSVSDVEIRRYEAFAQSLKNSGGSSFFRFPSANEVQDGGNTFGEAGNDDSLYD, from the exons ATGAGCTCAGAGCAAGATCACAAGAAGAAGCTTCT CGATGCTTCTGgtgctgagaagaaggat GAGCTCGACACATCCACAGCTatcctgaagaagaagaagaagcctaACAGCTTGAT TGTTACTGATGCCGTTAACGATGATAACTCCACgatctccctctccaacaacaccatggACGTTCTCGGACTCTTCAGAGGCGACACAGTTCTTGTCCGaggcaagaagcgcaaggagaCGGTTCTGATTGTGCTGGCTGATGACGAGCTTGATGACGGAAGTGTCCGTATCAATAGAGTTGTCAGGCATAACCTCCGCGTGAAGCATGGTGACATTATCACTATCCATGCTTGCCCTGACATCAAATAT GCCAAGCGTATTGCTGTCCTCCCTATCGCAGACACGGTTGAAGGCCTCACTGGGTCTCTCTTTGACGTTTACCTTGCTCCCTACTTCCGTGATGGATACCGGCCCGTGAAACAGGGTGATCTTTTCATGGTACGAGGGGGTATGAGGCAAGTTGAATTCAAGGTTGTTGAAGTAGACCCTCCAGAGTACGGTATCGTCGCTCCGGACACAATCATCCACAGTGAAGGCGAGCCGATTCAgcgtgaagatgaagagaacaACTTGAACGAAGTTGGCTATGACGATATTGGCGGATGCCGGAAACAGATGGCTCAAATTCGTGAATTAGTCGAGCTGCCCCTCCGTCACCCCCAGCTGTTCAAGTCCATCGGTATCAAGCCTCCTCGTGGTATCCTCATGTACGGTCCTCCTGGTACCGGTAAGACTCTTATGGCTCGTGCGGTGGCCAACGAAACCGgcgctttcttcttcctgatCAACGGTCCCGAGATCATGTCTAAAATGGCTGGTGAATCTGAGTCGAACCTTCGAAAGGCTTTcgaggaagccgagaagAACTCTCCCgctatcatcttcatcgatGAAATTGACTCTATCGCACCCAAGCGTGAGAAGACCAATGGAGAAGTTGAGCGCCGTGTCGTCTCTCAGCTCCTTACCCTTATGGACGGTATGAAGGCGCGCTCCAACGTCGTCGTCATGGCTGCCACCAACCGACCTAACTCCATCGACCCCGCCCTCCGCCGCTTCGGCCGCTTCGACCGTGAAGTCGACATTGGTATCCCTGACCCAACTGGCCGTCTGGAGATTCTTTCGATTCACACCAAGAACATGAAGCTCGGAGAAGATGTCGATCTGGAGACCATTGCTGCCGAGACTCACGGTTACGTCGGTTCCGATCTTGCTTCCCTCTGCTCTGAAGCTGCCATGCAACAGATCCGTGAGAAGATGGACCTTATCGATCTCGACGAAGACACAATCGATGCGGAGGTTTTGGACTCTCTCGGTGTTACCATGGAGAACTTCCGCTACGCCCTTGGCGTCTCCAACCCCTCTGCTCTTCGCGAGGTTGCAGTCGTCGAGGTTCCCAATGTCCGCTGGGAAGACATCGGTGGTCTGGAGGAAGTCAAGCGCGAGCTTATCGAGAGCGTCCAGTACCCCGTCGACCACCCCGAAAAGTTCCAGAAGTTTGGTCTTTCACCTTCTCGCGGTGTTTTGTTCTATGGTCCTCCTGGTACTGGTAAGACCATGCTTGCCAAGGCCGTTGCCAATGAATGTGCGGCAAACTTCATCTCCGTTAAGGGCCCTGAATTGCTGAGCATGTGGTTTGGTGAGTCTGAGAGCAACATCCGTGACATCTTCGACAAGGCTcgtgctgctgctccttgCGTTGTGTTCCTTGATGAGTTGGACTCTATCGCCAAGTCACGTGGCGGTTCCGTTGGagatgctggtggtgctTCCGACCGTGTCGTCAACCAGCTTCTGACTG AAATGGACGGCATGACCTCGAAGAAGAACGTTTTCGTCATTGGTGCTACAAATAGACCCGAGCAGCTCGATGCCGCTCTGGTGCGTCCCGGTCGTCTTGACACCCTGGTCTACGTTCCTCTTCCCGACCAGGCCTCTCGTGAGGGTATCCTCAAGGCTCAGCTCCGCAAGACACCTGTCGCCACCGATGTCGACATCGAATTCATTGCCAGCAAGACCCACGGTTTCTCTGGTGCCGACCTTGGATTCGTTACGCAGCGTGCTGTCAAGCTTGCTATCAAAGAATCTATTTCTCTTGACATCGACCGCCAGAAGCAACGtgaggctgctggtgaggatgtgaagatggaggatgaggaagaggagggcgaagACCCTGTTCCAGAACTCACACGGGCTCACTTCGAAGAGGCCATGAAGACGGCCCGCCGATCCGTCAGCGATGTGGAGATCCGCAGATACGAAGCTTTCGCCCAGAGCCTCAAAAACTCTGGCGGCAGCTCTTTCTTCCGTTTCCCCTCTGCAAATGAAGTGCAAGACGGCGGCAACACATTTGGTGAAGCCGGTAATGATGACAGCCTCTACGATTAA